The following proteins come from a genomic window of Chionomys nivalis chromosome 9, mChiNiv1.1, whole genome shotgun sequence:
- the Shf gene encoding SH2 domain-containing adapter protein F isoform X2, producing the protein MLLSGAPPPGSGPGPRAQGSAGGGPGGSRRGAGGAGTGPGGGGSGGVAKWLREHLGFRGGSGGGGAKPAPPEPDYRPPAPCPAAPPAPPPDILAAYRLQRDRDFEDPYSGSSSVSAALSTPAAPGPTPPPRHGSPPHRLIRVETPGPPAPPPEERISGPHASSDRLAILEDYADPFDVQDTAEGSGGTSVVPEKVPENDGYMEPYEAQKMMAEIRGSKETAAQPLPLYDTPYEPEDEGGSPEAEGTPWPRESRLPEDDERPPEEYDQPWEWKKERISKAFAAQFEGSEKNCLSPGREEKGRLPPRLSAGNPKSAKSLGVEPSSPLGEWTDPALPLENQVWYHGAISRTDAENLLRLCKEASYLVRNSETSKNDFSLSLKSSQGFMHMKLSRTKEHKYVLGQNSPPFSSVPEIVHHYASRKLPIKGAEHMSLLYPVAIRTL; encoded by the exons ATGCTACTGAGCGGAGCTCCTCCTCCGGGCTCCGGCCCCGGGCCGCGGGCGCAGGGCAGCGCCGGGGGCGGCCCCGGGGGATCTCGCCGCGGGGCTGGGGGTGCGGGGACTGGCCCGGGAGGGGGCGGCAGCGGCGGAGTCGCAAAGTGGCTGCGGGAACACCTTGGCTTTCGTGGGGGCAGCGGCGGAGGGGGCGCCAAGCCCGCCCCCCCAGAGCCCGACTACCGCCCCCCAGCGCCCTGCCCGGCCGCGCCCCCTGCGCCGCCCCCGGACATCCTGGCCGCCTACAGGCTGCAGCGTGACCGCGACTTTGAGGACCCCTACTCCGGGAGCTCGTCCGTGTCTGCCGCCCTTTCCACCCCCGCCGCCCCTGGCCCCACTCCGCCCCCGCGCCACGGCTCACCCCCGCACCGCCTCATTCGAGTCGAAACCCCCGGCCCCCCAGCGCCCCCTCCGGAGGAGCGGATCTCCGGACCCCATGCCAGCAGCGACAGG TTGGCAATCCTAGAAGACTATGCAGACCCGTTTGATGTTCAGGACACTGCCGAAGGCTCAGGAGGAACTTCAGTTGTTCCAGAGAAGGTCCCTGAAAATGATGGCTACATGGAGCCTTATGAAGCCCAAAAGATGATGGCTG AGATCCGGGGTTCTAAGGAGACTGCAGCCCAGCCCCTACCTCTCTATGACACACCCTATGAACCAGAGGATGAGGGGGGCAGCCCAGAAGCTGAGGGGACTCCCTGGCCCAGGGAATCCCGCCTGCCGGAGGATGATGAGAGGCCTCCAGAAGAGTATGACCAGCCCTGGGAGTGGAAGAAGGAACGGATTTCCAAAGCCTTCGCTG CCCAGTTTGAAGGATCGGAGAAGAACTGCCTGTCGCCTGGCCGGGAGGAGAAGGGGCGGCTACCTCCCCGGCTTTCTGCTGGGAACCCCAAGTCAGCCAAGTCCCTAGGCGTGGAGCCCAGCAGCCCTCTGGGGGAGTGGACAGATCCAGCACTGCCTCTGGAAAACCAGGT CTGGTACCACGGGGCAATCAGCCGCACAGACGCCGAGAACCTTCTTCGGCTGTGCAAAGAGGCCAGCTACCTGGTGCGCAACAGTGAGACCAGCAAGAatgacttctctctctccctcaa gagcagtcagggctTCATGCACATGAAGCTGTCCCGGACCAAGGAACACAAGTACGTGTTGGGCCAGAACAGCCCACCCTTCAGCAGCGTCCCTGAAATCGTGCACCACTACGCCAGCCGCAAGCTGCCCATAAAGGGGGCGGAACACATGTCCCTGCTCTACCCTGTGGCCATCCGGACTCTGTAG
- the Shf gene encoding SH2 domain-containing adapter protein F isoform X1, producing MLLSGAPPPGSGPGPRAQGSAGGGPGGSRRGAGGAGTGPGGGGSGGVAKWLREHLGFRGGSGGGGAKPAPPEPDYRPPAPCPAAPPAPPPDILAAYRLQRDRDFEDPYSGSSSVSAALSTPAAPGPTPPPRHGSPPHRLIRVETPGPPAPPPEERISGPHASSDRLAILEDYADPFDVQDTAEGSGGTSVVPEKVPENDGYMEPYEAQKMMAEIRGSKETAAQPLPLYDTPYEPEDEGGSPEAEGTPWPRESRLPEDDERPPEEYDQPWEWKKERISKAFAVDIKVIKDLPWPPPVGQLDSSPSLPDGDRDISGPASPLPEPSLEDSSAQFEGSEKNCLSPGREEKGRLPPRLSAGNPKSAKSLGVEPSSPLGEWTDPALPLENQVWYHGAISRTDAENLLRLCKEASYLVRNSETSKNDFSLSLKSSQGFMHMKLSRTKEHKYVLGQNSPPFSSVPEIVHHYASRKLPIKGAEHMSLLYPVAIRTL from the exons ATGCTACTGAGCGGAGCTCCTCCTCCGGGCTCCGGCCCCGGGCCGCGGGCGCAGGGCAGCGCCGGGGGCGGCCCCGGGGGATCTCGCCGCGGGGCTGGGGGTGCGGGGACTGGCCCGGGAGGGGGCGGCAGCGGCGGAGTCGCAAAGTGGCTGCGGGAACACCTTGGCTTTCGTGGGGGCAGCGGCGGAGGGGGCGCCAAGCCCGCCCCCCCAGAGCCCGACTACCGCCCCCCAGCGCCCTGCCCGGCCGCGCCCCCTGCGCCGCCCCCGGACATCCTGGCCGCCTACAGGCTGCAGCGTGACCGCGACTTTGAGGACCCCTACTCCGGGAGCTCGTCCGTGTCTGCCGCCCTTTCCACCCCCGCCGCCCCTGGCCCCACTCCGCCCCCGCGCCACGGCTCACCCCCGCACCGCCTCATTCGAGTCGAAACCCCCGGCCCCCCAGCGCCCCCTCCGGAGGAGCGGATCTCCGGACCCCATGCCAGCAGCGACAGG TTGGCAATCCTAGAAGACTATGCAGACCCGTTTGATGTTCAGGACACTGCCGAAGGCTCAGGAGGAACTTCAGTTGTTCCAGAGAAGGTCCCTGAAAATGATGGCTACATGGAGCCTTATGAAGCCCAAAAGATGATGGCTG AGATCCGGGGTTCTAAGGAGACTGCAGCCCAGCCCCTACCTCTCTATGACACACCCTATGAACCAGAGGATGAGGGGGGCAGCCCAGAAGCTGAGGGGACTCCCTGGCCCAGGGAATCCCGCCTGCCGGAGGATGATGAGAGGCCTCCAGAAGAGTATGACCAGCCCTGGGAGTGGAAGAAGGAACGGATTTCCAAAGCCTTCGCTG TTGACATAAAGGTCATCAAAGACCTACCTTGGCCTCCGCCTGTGGGACAGCTGGACAGCAGCCCCTCCCTGCCTGACGGGGACAGGGACATCTCCGGTCCAGCTTCACCCCTCCCAGAGCCCAGCCTGGAGGACAGCAGCG CCCAGTTTGAAGGATCGGAGAAGAACTGCCTGTCGCCTGGCCGGGAGGAGAAGGGGCGGCTACCTCCCCGGCTTTCTGCTGGGAACCCCAAGTCAGCCAAGTCCCTAGGCGTGGAGCCCAGCAGCCCTCTGGGGGAGTGGACAGATCCAGCACTGCCTCTGGAAAACCAGGT CTGGTACCACGGGGCAATCAGCCGCACAGACGCCGAGAACCTTCTTCGGCTGTGCAAAGAGGCCAGCTACCTGGTGCGCAACAGTGAGACCAGCAAGAatgacttctctctctccctcaa gagcagtcagggctTCATGCACATGAAGCTGTCCCGGACCAAGGAACACAAGTACGTGTTGGGCCAGAACAGCCCACCCTTCAGCAGCGTCCCTGAAATCGTGCACCACTACGCCAGCCGCAAGCTGCCCATAAAGGGGGCGGAACACATGTCCCTGCTCTACCCTGTGGCCATCCGGACTCTGTAG